The proteins below are encoded in one region of Polynucleobacter sp. AP-Nino-20-G2:
- a CDS encoding glutamate-5-semialdehyde dehydrogenase — protein MSDSIKQMMQDIGRRARQASRAMARASSDQKNQALLHIAKLVRQKSDEIQRVNQLDVARAKTNGQDAAFIDRLTMTPKTIESMALGLEQIVSLEDPIGKITPLQKQASGIELGQMRVPLGVIGIIYESRPNVTIDAAALCLKSGNAVILRGGSEAIDSNTLLAQLIQEGLDAANLPMDAVQVVTTTDRSAVGEMITMTEYIDVIVPRGGKSLIARLMAEARVPMIKHLDGICHTYIDADADIEMAIKVCDNAKTQRYAPCNAMETLLVNKTIAPQVLPALCKIYQDKGVELRVDDQTRNTLEAAGFKDLVNATEEDWQTEYLAPILSIKTVADIDEAMNHIEQYGSKHTDAIITNNQAQANRFLREVDSASVMVNASTRFADGFEYGLGAEIGISNDKLHARGPVGLDGLTSLKYIVMGHGEIRT, from the coding sequence ATGAGTGATTCCATTAAACAAATGATGCAAGACATTGGCCGACGCGCGCGTCAGGCTTCTCGCGCTATGGCGCGTGCATCGAGCGATCAAAAAAATCAAGCCTTGTTGCATATCGCAAAGTTAGTTCGTCAAAAATCTGATGAGATTCAAAGGGTGAATCAACTGGATGTCGCTCGCGCCAAAACAAATGGCCAAGATGCTGCATTTATCGATCGTCTCACCATGACGCCTAAAACAATTGAGTCTATGGCTTTGGGTTTGGAGCAGATCGTTTCTTTAGAGGATCCGATTGGTAAGATCACGCCATTACAGAAGCAAGCCTCCGGTATTGAATTGGGGCAGATGCGCGTGCCTTTAGGCGTAATTGGCATCATTTATGAGTCTCGCCCTAATGTCACTATTGATGCAGCCGCACTTTGCTTAAAGTCAGGTAATGCGGTGATTCTACGCGGTGGTTCAGAAGCGATTGATTCAAACACGTTACTGGCACAGTTGATTCAAGAGGGTTTAGATGCCGCAAATCTACCAATGGATGCTGTCCAGGTGGTGACTACTACCGACAGGAGTGCTGTAGGTGAAATGATCACCATGACTGAATATATCGACGTGATCGTACCTCGTGGCGGCAAGAGTTTGATTGCCCGCTTAATGGCAGAAGCCCGCGTACCGATGATTAAGCACTTGGATGGTATCTGTCATACCTATATTGATGCGGATGCGGATATCGAGATGGCGATTAAGGTGTGTGATAACGCCAAGACGCAACGTTATGCGCCTTGCAATGCGATGGAGACACTCTTGGTCAACAAAACCATTGCACCTCAAGTCTTACCAGCGCTTTGTAAGATCTACCAAGATAAGGGTGTGGAGTTGCGTGTTGACGACCAAACCCGAAACACTCTTGAGGCAGCGGGCTTTAAAGACTTAGTCAATGCCACTGAAGAGGATTGGCAAACAGAATATTTGGCACCAATTTTGTCAATTAAGACTGTTGCCGATATCGATGAGGCAATGAATCATATTGAGCAATACGGCAGTAAACATACCGATGCCATCATTACTAATAATCAAGCGCAAGCCAATCGCTTCTTGCGGGAAGTTGATAGTGCCAGCGTGATGGTTAATGCCAGCACTCGCTTTGCAGATGGTTTTGAGTATGGCTTGGGTGCGGAGATTGGCATCTCAAACGACAAATTGCATGCACGCGGTCCAGTAGGTCTGGATGGATTAACCTCCCTGAAATATATCGTCATGGGTCATGGCGAGATTCGTACTTAA
- the gap gene encoding type I glyceraldehyde-3-phosphate dehydrogenase, with the protein MTIRVAINGYGRIGRMVLRALYEDQVNGKPRRDIKIVAINAMGDIDINAHLTQYDSAHGRFPAEVTVDGDCMVVNGDRIKMFSTRNPLETPWGELGVDLVLECSGKFTSKEKAMVHISQGAKKVLISAPGEKDVDATIVYGVNQQVLKPSDIVVSNASCTTNCLAPLVKPLLEKIGIESGLMTTIHAFTNDQVLTDVYHKDMRRARSAVTSMIPTKTGAAKAVGLVLPALAGRFDGFAMRVPVINVSVVDLTFAASRATSVDEVNSILKTASEGELKGILGFNTLPLVSIDFNHDPRPSIYDASQTRVSADGKLVKVLAWYDNEWGYSVQMLNAAEALMAVK; encoded by the coding sequence ATGACAATTCGTGTCGCAATTAATGGTTATGGTCGTATTGGTCGCATGGTCTTGCGTGCTTTGTATGAAGATCAAGTGAATGGCAAGCCAAGACGGGATATCAAAATCGTGGCGATTAATGCCATGGGCGATATCGATATCAATGCACACCTTACGCAATATGATTCCGCGCACGGCCGTTTTCCTGCTGAAGTAACAGTAGATGGCGATTGCATGGTGGTGAATGGCGATCGCATCAAAATGTTCTCAACACGCAATCCTTTGGAAACCCCATGGGGCGAGTTGGGTGTGGATCTGGTTTTGGAATGTTCTGGCAAATTCACTTCCAAAGAGAAGGCCATGGTTCACATCTCCCAAGGCGCGAAGAAGGTGCTTATTTCTGCTCCTGGTGAAAAAGACGTGGATGCCACGATTGTTTACGGCGTAAACCAACAGGTACTTAAGCCAAGCGATATCGTTGTTTCGAATGCGAGCTGCACAACCAACTGTTTGGCTCCATTGGTGAAACCACTGTTAGAGAAGATTGGCATTGAGTCTGGTTTGATGACCACGATTCACGCATTTACTAATGACCAAGTATTGACTGACGTGTATCACAAGGATATGCGCCGTGCCCGTTCCGCAGTGACCAGCATGATTCCTACCAAAACAGGTGCAGCAAAAGCAGTTGGTTTGGTATTGCCAGCTTTAGCAGGTCGTTTTGATGGATTTGCGATGCGCGTTCCTGTGATCAACGTTTCTGTAGTGGATTTAACTTTCGCCGCTAGTCGCGCTACGAGCGTGGATGAAGTCAATTCCATCCTCAAAACAGCCAGCGAAGGTGAGTTGAAGGGCATTTTGGGCTTCAATACCTTGCCTTTGGTATCCATCGATTTCAATCACGACCCGCGTCCTAGTATTTATGACGCCTCCCAAACGCGCGTTTCTGCCGATGGCAAGCTTGTGAAAGTCTTGGCTTGGTACGACAACGAGTGGGGTTATTCAGTACAGATGCTCAATGCCGCTGAAGCATTGATGGCTGTGAAATAA
- the holA gene encoding DNA polymerase III subunit delta: protein MVKSDALQVHLKSLNSAASFKPLYIFSGDEPLLMMEAMDQLRAIAKKMGYTDREVLLQERGFDWSALLSAGQTMSLFGDKRWVELRIPTGKPGRDGAEALKQFSAQIESQGSGPEGPDTIFCIILPKLDGKTKTSAWFSALDEAGMAIQLDSLDRGQLPQWIAGRLKKQGQEVEAGPEGQRALAFIAEQVEGNLIAAHQEIQKLGLLHPAGVLTEEQIRSAILKVARYNVFELTEAMLAGDLPRLNRMLDGLKGEGEPLVLILWSVTEELRILSKLKAASDAGESVQNLMRANRIWGNKERLYPMALKRVQPLKLRRAMQVAAGLDRQAKGLHAAELPADPWDGLRLVGNLLR, encoded by the coding sequence ATGGTTAAGAGCGATGCACTGCAAGTTCATCTGAAGTCGCTTAACTCCGCGGCTTCATTCAAACCCCTCTATATTTTTAGTGGGGATGAGCCCCTCTTAATGATGGAGGCAATGGATCAGCTGCGTGCGATTGCTAAAAAGATGGGGTACACCGATCGCGAAGTCCTCTTGCAAGAGCGTGGATTTGATTGGAGCGCCTTATTGAGTGCTGGTCAGACGATGTCCTTATTTGGCGACAAGCGTTGGGTTGAGTTACGCATCCCGACAGGTAAGCCTGGGCGTGATGGTGCAGAAGCCTTAAAGCAATTTTCTGCACAGATCGAATCTCAAGGTTCCGGACCAGAGGGTCCAGATACAATTTTTTGCATCATTCTCCCCAAGTTAGACGGAAAGACCAAGACCTCTGCCTGGTTTAGCGCTTTAGATGAAGCTGGCATGGCCATTCAATTGGATTCCTTAGATAGAGGCCAATTGCCACAATGGATTGCAGGACGATTGAAAAAGCAGGGTCAAGAGGTAGAGGCGGGCCCAGAGGGTCAACGTGCCTTGGCTTTCATTGCGGAGCAGGTAGAGGGCAACCTCATTGCTGCTCATCAAGAAATTCAGAAGCTGGGCTTATTGCATCCTGCTGGCGTGCTAACGGAAGAGCAAATTCGCTCAGCGATTTTGAAGGTGGCCCGTTACAACGTATTTGAATTGACTGAGGCAATGCTGGCGGGTGATCTGCCGCGCCTCAATCGCATGTTGGATGGCCTCAAAGGCGAGGGCGAGCCCTTGGTATTAATTCTATGGAGCGTGACTGAAGAGCTTCGGATACTATCAAAGCTCAAGGCAGCAAGTGATGCGGGCGAGTCAGTCCAGAATCTAATGCGTGCCAACCGGATTTGGGGAAATAAAGAACGGCTTTATCCGATGGCCCTTAAAAGAGTGCAACCATTGAAATTGCGCCGAGCCATGCAGGTTGCCGCTGGTTTAGATCGTCAAGCTAAGGGATTGCATGCGGCCGAATTGCCAGCCGATCCTTGGGATGGTTTGCGTTTGGTAGGGAATTTATTGCGCTAG
- the leuS gene encoding leucine--tRNA ligase: protein MSKDYDHRSIESAARADWDSAQVYKVTENAVDASGKPKPKYYACSMLPYPSGKLHMGHVRNYTINDVMARQLRMQGYNVLMPMGWDAFGMPAENAAIQNKVPPAQWTYDNIAYMKKQMAAMGLAIDWSREVATCSPDYYRWNQWLFLKMLEKGIAYRKTQVVNWDPIDQTVLANEQVIDGRGWRSGALVEKREIPGYYFNITAYAEQLLSGLDGLGWPERVKTMQQNWIGKSRGVRFAFKHDIADAHGNFIQDGQLYVFTTRADTIMGVTFCAVAAEHPLATQAAVHNPALAAFIEKCKTGSVIEADLATQEKEGMFTGLYVTHPLTNEPVPVWVGNYVLMSYGDGAVMGVPAHDERDFAFALKYDLPIKQVIALRAPSEMFNTSHWQDWYAQKDDVVCLNSGKYDGMSHEEAVNAVAADLEKMGIGEIKTTYRLRDWGISRQRYWGTPIPIIHCGDEQNPGCGAVPVPEADLPVVLPEDCVPDGSGNPLNKRADFLNVKCPQCGKPARRETDTMDTFVDSSWYFMRYTGPDAKTMVDERNEYWMPMDQYIGGIEHAILHLLYARFWTKVMRDLNLITFDEPFQNLLTQGMVLNETYYSEEANGKKTWLNPLDVELDLDEKGRPQGAKLKGDASGTPVIIGGVEKMSKSKNNGVDPQALIDQYGADTARLFVMFAAPPEQQLEWSGAGVDGASRFLRRVWMYSSSQADAIRSAGEALPGDLNDAEKELRREVYSILKQANFDYQRRQYNTVVSAAMKMLNVLEPIKLDAGAAVRPAVLRECLSILIRVLYPVVPHLTHALWKAIAYETSFGALLDAPWPVVDEAALVQTELTITLQINGKLRGDIRVPADATKEQIEALALQSEPAVKALNGATPKKVIVVPGRLINIVA, encoded by the coding sequence ATGAGTAAGGATTACGACCACCGCAGTATCGAGTCGGCAGCGCGAGCTGATTGGGATAGTGCGCAAGTGTATAAAGTTACCGAGAATGCCGTAGACGCTTCTGGTAAACCAAAGCCAAAGTACTACGCTTGTTCTATGTTGCCTTACCCATCTGGTAAGTTGCATATGGGGCATGTTCGTAACTACACCATCAATGATGTGATGGCGCGACAGTTGCGTATGCAGGGATATAACGTGTTGATGCCGATGGGCTGGGATGCCTTTGGTATGCCTGCGGAAAATGCGGCGATTCAGAATAAAGTGCCGCCAGCGCAATGGACCTACGACAACATTGCTTATATGAAAAAGCAAATGGCAGCGATGGGTCTAGCAATTGATTGGTCGCGTGAAGTAGCTACTTGTAGTCCAGATTACTATCGTTGGAATCAATGGCTCTTTTTGAAGATGCTTGAAAAAGGTATTGCCTACCGTAAGACTCAAGTGGTGAACTGGGATCCCATTGATCAAACGGTTTTGGCTAATGAGCAGGTAATTGATGGGCGCGGTTGGCGCTCAGGCGCTTTGGTTGAAAAGCGGGAGATTCCTGGTTACTACTTCAACATCACTGCATATGCTGAGCAATTACTTTCAGGCTTAGACGGCTTGGGTTGGCCTGAGCGTGTCAAGACCATGCAGCAAAACTGGATTGGTAAAAGTCGTGGTGTGCGTTTTGCGTTTAAACACGACATCGCCGATGCGCATGGCAACTTTATCCAAGATGGTCAGTTGTATGTCTTTACAACGCGCGCGGACACCATCATGGGTGTGACCTTTTGCGCGGTAGCGGCTGAACATCCTTTGGCGACTCAGGCTGCCGTTCACAATCCTGCTTTAGCTGCGTTTATTGAAAAATGCAAAACTGGCAGTGTGATTGAGGCCGACCTAGCTACTCAAGAAAAAGAAGGTATGTTCACCGGCCTGTATGTGACTCATCCTTTAACCAATGAGCCCGTACCGGTTTGGGTGGGCAACTATGTATTGATGTCTTACGGCGATGGTGCTGTCATGGGTGTCCCTGCGCATGACGAACGCGATTTTGCTTTCGCCCTCAAATATGATTTACCGATTAAGCAAGTGATTGCTTTGCGTGCGCCTTCTGAGATGTTCAATACAAGCCATTGGCAAGATTGGTATGCGCAAAAAGACGATGTGGTTTGTCTCAATAGCGGCAAGTACGATGGCATGTCCCACGAAGAGGCGGTAAACGCAGTTGCAGCCGATTTAGAAAAAATGGGCATTGGTGAAATTAAAACCACTTACCGTTTGCGAGACTGGGGTATTTCTCGTCAGCGTTACTGGGGTACGCCAATTCCGATTATTCATTGTGGCGATGAGCAGAATCCAGGCTGTGGCGCTGTTCCTGTGCCTGAAGCGGATTTGCCAGTCGTATTGCCAGAAGATTGCGTACCAGATGGCAGTGGTAACCCACTGAACAAGCGCGCCGATTTCCTGAATGTGAAATGTCCTCAATGCGGAAAACCCGCCCGTCGCGAAACAGACACGATGGATACCTTCGTGGATTCATCGTGGTATTTCATGCGCTACACCGGCCCAGATGCAAAGACTATGGTCGATGAGCGTAATGAATACTGGATGCCAATGGATCAGTACATTGGCGGTATTGAGCATGCGATCTTGCATTTACTCTATGCGCGTTTTTGGACCAAGGTCATGCGCGACCTCAATCTCATCACCTTTGATGAGCCGTTCCAAAACTTGCTAACCCAAGGCATGGTACTCAACGAAACCTATTACTCCGAAGAGGCTAATGGCAAGAAGACTTGGTTAAATCCTCTAGACGTAGAGTTAGACCTAGATGAAAAGGGTCGCCCACAAGGGGCCAAGTTGAAGGGTGATGCCAGTGGTACACCCGTCATTATTGGCGGCGTGGAGAAAATGTCCAAGAGCAAGAACAACGGCGTTGATCCTCAGGCATTAATTGATCAGTACGGTGCTGATACCGCACGTCTGTTCGTGATGTTCGCTGCACCACCAGAGCAGCAGCTCGAGTGGTCTGGAGCTGGCGTAGATGGCGCCTCTCGTTTCTTGCGTCGTGTTTGGATGTATTCAAGCAGTCAGGCAGATGCGATTCGTTCAGCTGGCGAAGCATTGCCCGGTGATTTGAATGATGCCGAAAAAGAATTGCGTCGTGAGGTGTATTCCATCCTCAAACAGGCTAACTTTGACTATCAACGTCGCCAGTACAACACCGTTGTATCCGCGGCGATGAAGATGCTTAATGTTTTGGAGCCAATCAAATTGGATGCAGGGGCCGCAGTGCGCCCCGCAGTATTGCGTGAGTGCTTGAGTATTCTCATTCGAGTGCTGTATCCAGTGGTACCGCATTTAACGCATGCCCTCTGGAAAGCAATTGCTTACGAGACATCTTTTGGAGCTCTTTTGGATGCACCTTGGCCAGTAGTAGATGAGGCTGCGCTCGTTCAGACCGAGCTCACCATCACGCTGCAAATTAATGGCAAGTTGCGTGGCGATATTCGTGTGCCGGCGGATGCGACTAAGGAACAAATTGAAGCATTGGCTTTGCAAAGTGAGCCTGCTGTGAAAGCTTTGAATGGCGCCACTCCAAAGAAGGTCATCGTGGTGCCTGGTCGTTTAATTAATATCGTTGCCTAA
- the lptE gene encoding LPS assembly lipoprotein LptE, whose product MSVNPLRRAVLGLFALAPVSGLIACGYRLRGMVDLPFKVIAITGNPSPPLRADLQTAILTGTDAKLAINPKDADLILEITSDINGREILAYSSNGQVSAYRLNIRVGFRAYDVSGADIVPEAEIYMTRDMDFSVSTVLATDVQMQQFLSLMRRDLAVQILRRVAASAIAPQVKSF is encoded by the coding sequence ATGAGCGTGAATCCTCTTAGACGTGCTGTGTTGGGTTTATTTGCTTTGGCTCCGGTCAGCGGGCTGATTGCTTGTGGCTATCGTTTAAGGGGAATGGTAGATTTGCCATTTAAGGTAATTGCCATTACTGGCAATCCTTCCCCGCCATTGCGCGCCGATCTGCAAACAGCCATTTTGACGGGTACAGATGCGAAGCTGGCAATTAATCCAAAAGATGCCGACCTCATCCTGGAAATTACTAGCGATATCAATGGCCGAGAGATCTTGGCATACAGCTCAAATGGTCAGGTTTCCGCCTACCGCCTCAATATCCGCGTTGGATTTAGGGCATATGACGTTAGTGGTGCCGACATTGTTCCTGAAGCAGAAATTTATATGACGCGAGATATGGACTTCTCGGTCTCCACTGTTTTGGCGACCGATGTTCAGATGCAGCAATTTCTTTCTCTCATGCGTCGCGATCTAGCAGTACAGATTTTGCGTCGTGTTGCCGCTTCTGCAATAGCGCCGCAGGTAAAAAGTTTCTAA
- a CDS encoding outer membrane protein assembly factor BamE, whose product MQNCPLLFTRLLNSISRVFSLARFGLLIAVIGGSFAISACTSAVDETQRAWMNKVFRPYVPDVVQGNFISSEQYAKLQVGMSREQVRQILGTPLLASYFHANRWDYVFEFKRAGQVMGKDRRVTVFFEGDKLVKFQGDALPTEVELVAEIDGYAKTKRSFWDVMTGSNKPPVTPPLQQPELLVPSPTDNLPAGAVVPAATTSSSFWDFFSFSKKQPEAQPDLQQLGPGALNAPQASEAK is encoded by the coding sequence ATGCAAAATTGCCCTCTACTTTTTACCCGTCTTTTGAACTCTATTTCTAGGGTGTTTAGCCTTGCTCGTTTTGGGCTGCTGATCGCTGTGATTGGGGGCTCTTTTGCTATTTCTGCTTGCACTAGTGCGGTAGATGAAACCCAGCGCGCCTGGATGAATAAAGTATTTCGTCCTTATGTGCCAGACGTGGTGCAGGGCAACTTTATTTCTAGTGAGCAATACGCGAAGTTGCAAGTGGGGATGAGTCGCGAGCAGGTTCGTCAAATTTTGGGCACACCTTTGCTTGCAAGTTATTTCCACGCCAATCGCTGGGACTACGTTTTTGAATTCAAGCGTGCCGGTCAAGTGATGGGCAAAGACCGTCGCGTGACGGTCTTTTTTGAAGGTGATAAGTTGGTTAAATTCCAGGGTGATGCATTGCCAACCGAAGTCGAGTTAGTCGCTGAAATCGATGGCTACGCAAAAACCAAGAGATCATTCTGGGATGTGATGACTGGTTCTAACAAGCCTCCAGTGACACCTCCTTTACAGCAGCCTGAGTTACTGGTTCCTAGTCCAACAGATAATTTGCCTGCTGGTGCGGTTGTGCCTGCCGCTACTACCAGCAGTTCTTTTTGGGACTTTTTTAGTTTTTCAAAGAAACAGCCAGAAGCTCAGCCCGACCTCCAGCAGTTAGGCCCCGGCGCTCTGAATGCTCCGCAGGCTAGTGAAGCTAAATAA
- the fur gene encoding ferric iron uptake transcriptional regulator — translation MNMNQNPTPADLRDIGLKATGPRMKILDFFHQNGGTHFSAEDVFMALAKDDKEIGLATVYRVLTQFEQAGLLLRSHFESSKGDSRAIYELNEGQHHDHLVCLDCGHVEEFVDEAIEKRQRDIAKNLGFKLQEHSLAMYGHCQKKNCRNKPKL, via the coding sequence ATGAATATGAACCAAAACCCGACTCCTGCAGATTTACGCGACATTGGCCTAAAAGCTACTGGTCCACGCATGAAAATCCTGGATTTTTTCCATCAAAACGGCGGCACGCATTTCAGTGCAGAAGACGTCTTTATGGCCCTAGCCAAAGATGACAAGGAAATTGGTTTGGCAACGGTATATCGGGTGCTCACCCAGTTTGAACAGGCAGGACTTCTACTGCGTAGCCACTTTGAGTCTAGCAAGGGGGATAGCAGAGCCATTTATGAGCTCAATGAAGGGCAACATCATGACCACTTGGTTTGCCTAGATTGCGGCCATGTAGAGGAGTTTGTGGATGAGGCAATCGAGAAAAGACAGCGCGATATTGCTAAAAACCTTGGTTTTAAGCTCCAGGAGCACTCTTTAGCGATGTATGGGCACTGCCAGAAGAAGAATTGCCGTAATAAGCCAAAGCTATAA
- the dapB gene encoding 4-hydroxy-tetrahydrodipicolinate reductase, which produces MKIAIAGATGRMGKMLIEAVLNSPDAELVGALEHDSCPQLGEDAGAFLGKKTGVAITSDISKALTGAEFLIDFTRPEGTMAHLAVAQKTGSKMIIGTTGLSAEQIDNLKKASANLAIVFAPNMSVGVNATFKLLEIAAKMLNQGYDIEIIEAHHRHKVDAPSGTALKMGEVIADALGEKLDDVAVYAREGHTGERKEGSIGFATIRGGDIVGDHTVLFAGDGERIEISHKSSSRQSYAQGSLRAARFLQAQATGLYDMQDVLGLRK; this is translated from the coding sequence ATGAAAATCGCAATTGCCGGTGCTACTGGCCGCATGGGAAAAATGTTGATCGAGGCTGTTTTAAATAGTCCCGATGCTGAATTGGTAGGCGCACTAGAGCATGACTCTTGCCCGCAGTTGGGTGAAGATGCCGGCGCTTTCTTGGGTAAAAAAACAGGCGTAGCGATTACATCTGATATTTCGAAGGCTTTGACTGGGGCTGAATTTTTAATCGACTTCACTCGCCCAGAGGGCACGATGGCGCATCTTGCGGTAGCGCAAAAGACTGGCAGCAAAATGATTATTGGCACAACGGGTTTAAGTGCTGAACAAATCGACAATCTTAAAAAAGCTTCAGCAAATTTGGCGATTGTGTTTGCCCCCAATATGAGTGTTGGCGTCAACGCGACCTTCAAGTTGCTGGAGATTGCAGCAAAAATGCTGAACCAAGGTTACGACATCGAGATTATTGAGGCTCATCATCGTCACAAGGTAGACGCTCCTTCTGGAACCGCTTTGAAGATGGGAGAGGTGATCGCCGATGCGTTGGGTGAGAAGTTGGATGATGTAGCTGTCTATGCCCGTGAAGGCCATACCGGTGAGCGTAAAGAAGGCTCGATTGGTTTTGCGACTATTCGGGGTGGCGATATCGTAGGTGACCACACCGTGTTATTTGCTGGTGATGGTGAGCGCATTGAAATCAGCCATAAGTCTTCTAGCCGTCAGTCCTATGCCCAAGGTTCATTGCGTGCCGCACGTTTCTTGCAAGCTCAGGCCACTGGTTTGTATGACATGCAAGATGTACTTGGTCTTCGCAAGTAA
- the tkt gene encoding transketolase gives MSNLQIRMANAIRALSMDAVQQANSGHPGMPMGMADIAVGLWNDHLQHNPTDPHWMNRDRFVLSNGHGSMLLYSLLHLTGYDLPIGELKNFRQLHSKTPGHPEYGITPGVETTTGPLGQGISNAVGMALAEKLLAEEFNRPGHNIVDHYTYVFLGDGCLMEGISHEVCSLAGTLKLNKLIALWDDNGISIDGKVVSWFNEDTPKRFEAYGWNVIRDVDGHSAEAVSEAIAKGKKSDKPTLICCKTAIGQGSPNMAGSDKVHGSPLGAAEIAATRVALNWPYAPFEIPNDIYEAWDFKKRGQAAEHEWNKEFQAYRNKYPELASELQRRMQGDLSKDFSSTLDAYLKTCQSKAETIATRKASQNAIEALAPALPEFMGGSADLTGSNLTNWSTCKPVRADQWGNHINYGVREFGMSAIMNGIALHGGYIPFGGTFLTFSDYSRNALRMAALMKLRSIFVFTHDSIGLGEDGPTHQSVEHVASLRLIPNLMVWRPCDTTESAVAWGAAVERKNGPSALIFSRQNCPFVSRNSQQIKDIARGGYVLRDPKKTKIDAVIIATGSEIALALQTADRLEAEGLGIRVVSMPSTTVFDQQDAAYKAKVLPANIPRIAVEAGVSDFWWKYGCAAVHGVDTFGESAPAPQLYEYFGLTVDQIAKTVKQCIAQK, from the coding sequence ATGTCAAACCTTCAAATTCGTATGGCCAATGCCATTCGCGCTTTATCCATGGATGCAGTTCAACAAGCCAATTCAGGTCATCCTGGAATGCCGATGGGTATGGCCGATATCGCAGTCGGTCTATGGAACGATCATTTACAGCACAACCCGACGGATCCGCATTGGATGAATCGAGATCGCTTTGTTTTATCAAATGGTCATGGCTCGATGCTGTTGTATTCCTTGTTGCATCTGACTGGTTACGACTTACCAATTGGTGAGTTGAAAAATTTCCGTCAACTGCATAGCAAAACACCGGGACATCCTGAGTATGGAATTACACCTGGCGTAGAAACGACTACTGGACCGCTGGGTCAGGGCATTTCTAATGCAGTCGGTATGGCGCTTGCGGAAAAATTATTGGCTGAAGAATTCAATCGCCCTGGTCACAATATTGTTGATCACTACACCTACGTATTTCTAGGTGACGGTTGTTTGATGGAAGGCATTAGTCATGAGGTCTGTTCATTAGCGGGCACACTCAAACTCAATAAGTTGATTGCGCTGTGGGATGACAACGGTATCTCCATTGATGGCAAAGTCGTTTCTTGGTTTAACGAGGACACGCCAAAGCGTTTCGAAGCTTATGGTTGGAATGTGATTCGCGATGTGGATGGTCATAGTGCTGAAGCGGTCTCCGAGGCGATTGCGAAAGGGAAGAAGAGTGACAAACCAACCTTGATTTGCTGTAAGACTGCTATTGGTCAAGGCTCACCCAATATGGCTGGTAGCGATAAGGTGCATGGCTCTCCTTTGGGCGCTGCGGAAATTGCTGCAACGCGTGTGGCATTGAACTGGCCGTATGCGCCGTTTGAAATTCCGAATGATATTTATGAGGCTTGGGACTTCAAGAAACGTGGACAAGCTGCTGAGCACGAGTGGAATAAAGAATTCCAAGCGTATAGAAATAAATATCCAGAGTTAGCTTCTGAATTGCAGCGTCGCATGCAAGGTGATTTATCTAAAGATTTTTCATCTACGCTTGATGCATATCTCAAGACGTGTCAATCTAAAGCGGAAACTATCGCTACTCGCAAAGCAAGTCAAAATGCTATCGAGGCTTTGGCTCCTGCGTTGCCAGAGTTCATGGGTGGATCTGCTGACTTAACTGGTTCTAATTTAACAAATTGGTCAACCTGCAAACCAGTGCGCGCGGATCAATGGGGTAACCATATCAATTACGGTGTTCGTGAATTTGGTATGAGCGCCATCATGAACGGTATCGCTTTACATGGCGGATACATTCCGTTTGGCGGCACTTTCCTCACCTTCTCTGACTACAGTCGCAATGCTTTGCGTATGGCAGCATTGATGAAGTTGCGTAGCATTTTCGTCTTTACACATGACTCCATTGGTTTGGGTGAAGACGGCCCAACCCATCAATCAGTTGAGCATGTAGCTAGCTTGCGTTTGATTCCGAACCTAATGGTTTGGCGTCCATGCGATACCACTGAAAGCGCCGTTGCTTGGGGTGCTGCGGTTGAGCGTAAGAACGGTCCAAGCGCATTGATCTTCAGTCGTCAAAATTGCCCATTTGTTTCACGTAATAGCCAGCAGATTAAAGATATCGCTCGCGGTGGCTATGTTCTACGTGACCCAAAGAAAACAAAGATTGACGCAGTGATCATTGCTACTGGTTCTGAAATTGCCTTGGCATTACAAACAGCGGATCGTCTAGAAGCTGAAGGCCTTGGCATTCGCGTAGTGTCGATGCCGTCTACAACAGTATTTGATCAACAGGATGCTGCCTACAAAGCAAAAGTATTGCCGGCCAATATTCCGCGCATTGCTGTTGAAGCAGGCGTGAGTGATTTCTGGTGGAAGTACGGTTGCGCAGCTGTGCATGGTGTGGATACCTTTGGTGAGTCAGCACCTGCGCCGCAGTTATACGAGTACTTTGGTTTAACGGTTGATCAGATTGCCAAAACTGTAAAGCAATGCATTGCACAGAAATAA